One Brevinematia bacterium DNA window includes the following coding sequences:
- a CDS encoding rhomboid family intramembrane serine protease, translating into MFLPLFDIDEEYGYQQRKISSLFTPVMTIVIILCAIIFVYKEFFVKDVSAFYQKWGTSAYKLLSEEKGIMSYLSLITYAFLHSNIWHILGNLWFFFIFGNNVERKMGTIMFVLFYFSASAVAALVHMFVLHPEAMLGQAKISSFSQLRELNVPLVGASGAISAVLGAYLRYFPRNYVATLVLFFIITVIPVSASIFIGIWLAGQIINALINTEANIAWFAHIGGFLYGYLFAMVYGGRNIVRYYE; encoded by the coding sequence GAGGAAGATAAGTAGCCTTTTTACTCCAGTGATGACAATAGTGATAATTTTGTGTGCAATAATTTTTGTATACAAAGAATTTTTTGTAAAGGATGTTAGTGCTTTTTATCAGAAATGGGGAACAAGTGCTTACAAACTTCTTTCTGAAGAGAAAGGGATAATGTCCTATTTAAGTCTAATCACTTATGCTTTTCTACACAGTAACATTTGGCATATTCTAGGCAACTTGTGGTTCTTTTTCATATTTGGTAATAATGTTGAAAGGAAGATGGGAACGATAATGTTTGTTCTTTTCTATTTTAGTGCCTCAGCTGTAGCAGCGTTAGTGCATATGTTTGTTTTACACCCTGAGGCAATGCTTGGACAAGCTAAGATATCTTCCTTTTCACAGTTAAGAGAGCTAAATGTACCATTAGTGGGGGCTAGTGGTGCAATAAGTGCCGTGCTTGGGGCATACTTAAGATACTTTCCTCGTAACTATGTAGCTACGTTGGTTTTGTTCTTTATAATAACGGTAATTCCAGTTTCTGCTTCAATATTCATAGGAATATGGCTTGCAGGGCAGATAATAAATGCTTTGATCAATACGGAAGCTAATATTGCATGGTTTGCTCACATTGGAGGATTTTTGTATGGATACCTATTCGCAATGGTGTATGGTGGTAGAAATATTGTACGGTATTATGAGTGA